One Salvia splendens isolate huo1 chromosome 1, SspV2, whole genome shotgun sequence genomic window, TGATAACTGTGACGTAGATTTGATAAGGATTTAGGATCCGAGAAAATgattgcttttttttttatgaagtggAGCAATGTTCCTCTATTCTTGCTTTAACTGTTTTTTGGATTTAGTTTGAGAATTCAGAAAATGTAAAATAATCTGAGTTTGGGTTAGGGAATCTTCAATTGATTTTGATAGCTCTAGTGCATCTTAATCTGAAGAGATTTTTGTAGACCTGCTTCTTCGTGTTGCAGTCTCCCTTTATGGTTACCTAATTCGCAGTCATGGAAGTTTAGTCAGCATTTCTATTGCCACATGCGTGTGCCTTTTCCCAATTTTATTAGAGCTGTATTGATGTTTTCCTTTTGTTGGGATATTGCATGAATTGCTGTGCTAAATTTCACTTTTGTGATGATTTTATATGTTTTTGTAATGTGTTTATTCTTGCTTTGTAGGGCCTGCAAGGTGTTATCGCCAAATCAAGAACAAGCCCTACCCAAAATCACGGTTTTGTCGTGGTGTGCCTGATCCTAAGATCAGGATCTATGATGTGGGTATGAAGAGGAAGGGTGTGGATGAATTCCCATTCTGCGTCCACCTGGTCAGTTGGGAGAAGGAGAATGTGTCCAGTGAGGCTCTTGAAGCTGCCCGTATTGCCTGCAACAAGTACATGACCAAGTTTGCTGGAAAGGATGCTTTCCACTTGAGGGTTAGGGTGCATCCCTTCCATGTGCTGCGTATCAACAAGATGTTGTCGTGCGCTGGAGCTGATAGGCTCCAAACTGGTATGAGGGGTGCTTTTGGCAAGCCTCAGGGTGTGTGTGCTCGTGTGGCCATTGGGCAGGTTCTCCTTTCTGTCCGCTGCAAGGATAACAACAGCCAGCACGCCCAAGAGGCGCTGCGTCGTGCCAAGTTCAAGTTCCCAGG contains:
- the LOC121797183 gene encoding 60S ribosomal protein L10-like; this encodes MGRRPARCYRQIKNKPYPKSRFCRGVPDPKIRIYDVGMKRKGVDEFPFCVHLVSWEKENVSSEALEAARIACNKYMTKFAGKDAFHLRVRVHPFHVLRINKMLSCAGADRLQTGMRGAFGKPQGVCARVAIGQVLLSVRCKDNNSQHAQEALRRAKFKFPGRQKIIVSRKWGFTKFNRSDYVRWKSENRIQPDGVNAKLLGCHGILANRKPGSAFLTAV